In Alkalihalobacillus sp. FSL W8-0930, a single window of DNA contains:
- a CDS encoding DUF4352 domain-containing protein, translated as MKINKTGVAVLLISVSILNACGNNEGQSSEDMTTSGSEQSDANSQVEGSSEGLTEKIDSSSDDGDTEKDSSPNLGEGTTEDQLDLRIGDTGQIETSLNMFELTVNSVEMMDDINGETPEIDKIILTNVTLKNLSDTTMDISEALDVIEITSMLEGSGFPDFSKYYDSVETLEGQLDSGEEIKGQLVFEENESDEYFIRVSEGLIAAGGAKNQAIWTFAKDDAE; from the coding sequence TTGAAAATAAATAAAACAGGGGTTGCCGTATTACTAATAAGTGTTAGTATCCTGAATGCGTGTGGTAACAATGAAGGTCAGTCATCAGAGGACATGACCACTAGTGGATCTGAACAAAGCGATGCAAATAGCCAAGTCGAGGGGAGTTCAGAAGGATTAACGGAGAAGATAGATTCCAGTTCAGATGATGGAGATACTGAAAAAGATTCAAGTCCAAATTTAGGTGAAGGAACAACGGAGGATCAACTAGATCTTCGTATTGGTGATACAGGTCAAATTGAAACATCACTAAATATGTTTGAGTTGACGGTTAACTCAGTTGAAATGATGGATGATATCAATGGAGAAACGCCTGAGATTGATAAGATTATTTTAACTAATGTTACATTAAAGAATCTTTCAGATACAACGATGGATATTTCAGAGGCGTTAGATGTAATAGAAATTACGTCAATGCTAGAAGGGTCTGGTTTTCCTGATTTTTCAAAATACTACGATAGTGTAGAAACATTAGAAGGTCAGCTAGATAGTGGAGAAGAGATTAAAGGTCAGTTGGTATTTGAAGAAAATGAAAGTGATGAATACTTCATTAGGGTAAGTGAAGGACTGATCGCAGCTGGTGGAGCGAAAAACCAAGCGATCTGGACATTTGCGAAGGATGACGCTGAATAA
- a CDS encoding threonine synthase, with protein MKYSYVSHLECPKCYEVYPKGEVHHLCSCGSPLLVRYDLKALSEAMNPKDLMERELTLWRYHELLPVEDSGSVVSLGEGMTPLVPMTKLGREMGLFHLYMKDEGMVPTGSFKARGAAVGVSKAKELGVKQIAMPTNGNAGAAWSLYAARADIKATIVMPVDAPEITRKECIVAGADLHLIDGLISDAGQVVAKAVAEHGIYDASTLKEPYRIEGKKTMGLELVEQMNWSMPNVILYPTGGGVGLIGIYKALLELREMGWIEGNLPRLVAVQSTGCAPIVKAWQDKSRSSEYFENAYTQAFGINVPKAIGDFLVLDAIYETNGCAVAIDDATMLKELETIGRTEGAFVCPEGAAAFAAARELKQKGWIGEEETVVILNTGQGIKYPETVQVDVEVLRKGESLSRV; from the coding sequence ATGAAGTACAGCTATGTGTCACACCTAGAATGTCCAAAATGTTATGAAGTGTATCCAAAAGGGGAGGTCCATCATCTCTGTTCATGTGGTTCGCCGCTTCTTGTTCGTTATGATTTGAAGGCGTTATCAGAAGCGATGAATCCAAAAGATCTAATGGAACGGGAACTTACTTTATGGAGATATCATGAGCTGTTACCTGTTGAAGATTCGGGCTCGGTTGTCAGCCTGGGCGAAGGCATGACTCCACTTGTTCCTATGACAAAGCTTGGCAGGGAGATGGGACTCTTTCACTTATATATGAAGGATGAGGGTATGGTGCCGACGGGTTCATTTAAAGCTCGTGGTGCCGCAGTTGGTGTGTCAAAAGCAAAGGAGCTTGGCGTCAAACAAATTGCGATGCCAACCAACGGCAATGCCGGTGCGGCGTGGTCCCTTTATGCCGCCAGAGCGGACATCAAAGCGACCATTGTCATGCCGGTGGATGCACCTGAGATCACACGCAAGGAGTGTATCGTGGCAGGAGCCGACCTTCATTTAATTGATGGACTGATTAGTGATGCAGGACAGGTTGTGGCTAAAGCTGTAGCGGAGCACGGAATCTATGATGCCTCTACTCTTAAGGAGCCGTATCGCATTGAAGGAAAGAAAACAATGGGACTTGAGCTCGTTGAACAAATGAACTGGTCGATGCCTAATGTCATTCTTTACCCAACAGGCGGTGGAGTGGGGTTAATTGGGATCTATAAGGCATTACTTGAACTAAGAGAAATGGGTTGGATTGAAGGCAATCTTCCACGTTTGGTGGCTGTACAATCTACAGGCTGTGCCCCAATCGTTAAGGCATGGCAGGATAAGAGCCGCTCCTCCGAATACTTTGAGAATGCCTATACCCAGGCATTTGGAATCAATGTACCAAAAGCCATTGGAGACTTTCTTGTGCTTGATGCCATTTATGAAACAAATGGCTGTGCAGTCGCCATAGATGATGCCACAATGCTTAAAGAGCTTGAAACCATAGGTCGGACAGAAGGAGCCTTTGTTTGCCCAGAAGGTGCTGCAGCCTTTGCGGCGGCTAGAGAACTGAAGCAAAAAGGGTGGATTGGCGAAGAAGAAACCGTTGTTATCCTGAACACCGGACAAGGCATTAAGTACCCAGAGACCGTGCAAGTAGACGTAGAGGTTCTGAGGAAAGGTGAAAGCTTGTCGCGTGTGTAG